The Antarcticibacterium sp. 1MA-6-2 genome has a window encoding:
- the mobB gene encoding MobB family relaxase produces the protein MYITITPQKLGSNYSQSAAGFVDYLEKENQLPGMEKDHEFFFNQKEDGISPEVVIKEIDTNTAKLKKIEPKFYSITVNPSQYELKKLQNNSEALKQYTRELMKDYASSFNREINGRPINVNDIKYFAKIEHHRTFKGTDFQIKENQPHATKIQVLKNEIRKIERGEMQGNIKSREQQIFKLEREAPHQQNGQRIVQGMFKEGNQSHIHIIVSRKDASNSVSLSPGSKYKSSEVEMNGKMVKRGFDRDFFYQKAEKTFDKTFQYQRNFVETYQARKDFIKSPKLYFSAIMGLPASEKALAMKMLKETGIPLPPVIPISKAQLTVKLIKSIQNGILTASRSASIGI, from the coding sequence ATGTATATCACCATTACACCCCAGAAATTGGGATCAAATTATTCTCAAAGTGCCGCAGGCTTTGTTGATTACCTGGAGAAAGAAAACCAGCTTCCCGGTATGGAAAAAGATCATGAGTTTTTCTTTAATCAGAAAGAGGATGGTATTTCTCCAGAGGTGGTCATCAAGGAAATAGATACCAACACCGCAAAGCTCAAAAAAATTGAACCAAAATTTTACTCAATAACCGTAAATCCTTCGCAATATGAATTGAAAAAACTACAAAACAACTCAGAAGCTTTAAAGCAATATACCAGGGAACTAATGAAAGATTATGCCTCCAGTTTCAATCGCGAGATTAATGGCAGACCAATTAATGTAAATGATATTAAATATTTCGCAAAGATCGAGCACCATAGAACATTTAAAGGAACCGATTTCCAGATAAAAGAAAATCAACCTCATGCAACAAAGATCCAGGTGCTAAAAAATGAGATTCGAAAAATAGAACGGGGCGAAATGCAAGGGAATATAAAATCCCGGGAACAACAGATATTTAAACTGGAAAGGGAAGCTCCCCACCAGCAAAACGGACAACGTATTGTCCAGGGAATGTTCAAGGAAGGTAACCAAAGCCATATTCATATTATAGTGAGCCGAAAAGATGCTTCCAATTCCGTTAGCTTATCCCCAGGAAGCAAATACAAAAGTTCTGAAGTGGAAATGAATGGCAAGATGGTAAAAAGAGGATTTGACAGGGATTTTTTTTACCAAAAGGCTGAAAAAACATTTGATAAAACATTTCAATATCAGCGCAACTTTGTTGAAACCTATCAGGCGAGAAAAGACTTTATTAAAAGTCCGAAATTATATTTTTCTGCCATAATGGGACTTCCTGCTTCAGAAAAGGCTTTGGCTATGAAAATGCTTAAGGAAACAGGAATTCCGCTTCCTCCAGTGATTCCTATTTCCAAGGCACAACTCACAGTGAAACTTATTAAATCAATTCAAAATGGAATTCTAACAGCTTCCAGATCTGCATCAATAGGAATTTAA